One region of Eurosta solidaginis isolate ZX-2024a chromosome X, ASM4086904v1, whole genome shotgun sequence genomic DNA includes:
- the LOC137234141 gene encoding uncharacterized protein — protein MEPWSEVVKKWNATIEIRQQDIFNRKVNIFTDWPLLKNSLGYTLIEIDFIAKYKDSANNLINEWPDIRRLIIPYMRDKIKDNASNNMLLMIDENVDSDSTDCIITLLMHSILKPPLISTGNTPNSKRFKWKPSICDAQNVTVLHCEYINDYQRRYDELKSKAMEKCTTLQPLILVIGEELKSLESYYIVFDGVLYKVPTFVRALDLLFKLFHVFNLKYPIEAKFLYDFMEKYFFKFDCSVNSNLLLLINYLENAKKMSN, from the exons ATGGAGCCCTGGAGTGAAGTTGTTAAGAAGTGGAATGCAACGATCGAAATAAGGCAACAGGATATTTTCAAtagaaaagtaaatatttttactGATTGGCCGCTGCTTAAAAACTCACTTGGATATACATTG aTTGAAATAGATTTTATAGCAAAGTACAAAGACAGTGCAAATAATTTGATCAATGAATGGCCGGATATTAGACGACTTATTATTCCCTATATGAGAGACAAAATTAAGGATAATGCATCAAACAACATGCTACTCATGATTGATGAAAATGTTGATTCGG atTCAACCGACTGTATAATAACTTTACTTATGCATTCTATACTAAAACCACCACTAATTTCAACTGGTAATACTCCCAATAGTAAGAGATTTAAATGGAAACCATCTATATGTGACGCCCAAAACGTCACAGTGCTGCACTGTGAATATATAAATGACTACCAAAGACGGTATGACGAATTAAAAAGCAAAGCTATGGAAAAATGTACTACACTGCAACCACTTATATTGGTTATAGGCGAAGAATTGAAAAGCTTAGAAAGTTATTATATTGTTTTTGATGGTGTACTGTATAAAGTACCAACATTTGTTAGAGCGCTTGatcttttatttaaattatttcatgTATTCAACCTTAAATACCCAATAGAAGCTAAATTTTTGTACGACTTCAtggaaaaatacttttttaaattcgACTGCTCAGTTAACTCTAATTTACTGTTGTTAATTAATTAtttggaaaatgcaaaaaaaatgtcTAACTAA